In Corythoichthys intestinalis isolate RoL2023-P3 chromosome 4, ASM3026506v1, whole genome shotgun sequence, a genomic segment contains:
- the ino80e gene encoding INO80 complex subunit E isoform X2, whose product MSLRQTQGREMNGQADVEVDYKRKYKNLKRKLKFLVYEHECFQEELRRAQRKLLKVSRDKSFLLDRLLPYERVDEDSSDSDATVSSDNSESEVLREREREREGAKKRRNSPSTCLPPSTSPHLSLLSRPGTHPLQSSATGTYLNAVVAPMTANYPSGQTAASATGGPFSWVPRQMLSGDAAEEDGESDVDSDRGDEDRGEGDEAELVIDIPNE is encoded by the exons atgtCGCTCAGACAGACACAAGGAAGAG AAATGAACGGTCAAGCGGACGTCGAAGTCGACTACAAGCGAAAATACAAGAATCTCaaacgaaaattaaaatttctGGTGTAT GAACATGAATGCTTCCAAGAGGAACTGAGAAGAGCACAGAGAAAACTCCTGAAAGTGTCGCGGGATAAAAG CTTCCTTCTGGACCGACTGCTTCCGTATGAGAGAGTAGATGAAGACTCATCAG ATTCCGATGCGACAGTTTCTTCAGACAACAGTGAGAGCGAAGTACTGCGGGAGAGGGAACGAGAACGGGAAGGAGCGAAGAA GCGAAGAAATAGCCCCAGCACGTGTCTGCCGCCATCAACCTCACCTCACCTGTCCCTATTATCCCGTCCAGGCACACACCCACTTCAGTCTTCCGCCACTGGAACTTACCTCAATGCT GTGGTTGCACCCATGACCGCCAATTACCCATCAGGCCAGACGGCTGCTTCGGCCACTGGCGGCCCCTTCAGCTGGGTCCCCCGTCAAATGCTCAGCGGGGACGCCGCCGAGGAGGACGGCGAGAGCGACGTCGACAGCGACAGAGGAGACGAAGACCGGGGCGAGGGGGATGAAGCCGAGCTTGTCATTGACATCCCTAATGAGTGA
- the ino80e gene encoding INO80 complex subunit E isoform X1, with protein sequence MSLRQTQGREMNGQADVEVDYKRKYKNLKRKLKFLVYEHECFQEELRRAQRKLLKVSRDKSFLLDRLLPYERVDEDSSDSDATVSSDNSESEVLREREREREGAKKRRNSPSTCLPPSTSPHLSLLSRPGTHPLQSSATGTYLNAMPFPPEYLAPTAERVKKERKPKVPKNKKSATGKVVAPMTANYPSGQTAASATGGPFSWVPRQMLSGDAAEEDGESDVDSDRGDEDRGEGDEAELVIDIPNE encoded by the exons atgtCGCTCAGACAGACACAAGGAAGAG AAATGAACGGTCAAGCGGACGTCGAAGTCGACTACAAGCGAAAATACAAGAATCTCaaacgaaaattaaaatttctGGTGTAT GAACATGAATGCTTCCAAGAGGAACTGAGAAGAGCACAGAGAAAACTCCTGAAAGTGTCGCGGGATAAAAG CTTCCTTCTGGACCGACTGCTTCCGTATGAGAGAGTAGATGAAGACTCATCAG ATTCCGATGCGACAGTTTCTTCAGACAACAGTGAGAGCGAAGTACTGCGGGAGAGGGAACGAGAACGGGAAGGAGCGAAGAA GCGAAGAAATAGCCCCAGCACGTGTCTGCCGCCATCAACCTCACCTCACCTGTCCCTATTATCCCGTCCAGGCACACACCCACTTCAGTCTTCCGCCACTGGAACTTACCTCAATGCT ATGCCCTTCCCACCTGAGTATTTGGCTCCCACTGCTGAGCGAGTGAAGAAAGAGAGGAAACCAAAGGTGCCCAAAAACAAGAAAAGTGCAACCGGCAAG GTGGTTGCACCCATGACCGCCAATTACCCATCAGGCCAGACGGCTGCTTCGGCCACTGGCGGCCCCTTCAGCTGGGTCCCCCGTCAAATGCTCAGCGGGGACGCCGCCGAGGAGGACGGCGAGAGCGACGTCGACAGCGACAGAGGAGACGAAGACCGGGGCGAGGGGGATGAAGCCGAGCTTGTCATTGACATCCCTAATGAGTGA
- the si:ch73-54f23.4 gene encoding zinc-binding protein A33, producing the protein MYGNYTNNICNRGLLSEYKDKLIQAIKRIQHEADDCREAENETYVESVKLESQFDSLEREIRAEFGNLHRYLDEEERKYLERLKTEQGKALKRLKERENAIYQQRKDLEGAIAVLNAKLSEEESANMLKDIQDLIKRSQVRFIPPAELDRELHSSYFVGPIQYRIWKHMKSSLYPNITQVVFDKDTAHHLLSMSSSCTSVWFDDTKEAPECCRDNPKRFHYYYCVLGREGFSVGRHYWEVEVGNKTAWRLGVARADMPRGEMAATGTSSGLWTLALKNGDILACTDPTPAKVNVPLSLSRVGVFLDCEREEVSFYNAENMSPVYTFATGTLLVPVHPFFNPCDTDDGRNTAPIRIFSPSL; encoded by the exons ATGTATGGAAATTACACAAATAACATCTGCAACAGAGGCCTGCTCTCTGAATACAAG GACAAGCTGATCCAGGCTATTAAAAGAATCCAGCATGAAGCGGACGACTGCAGGGAGGCAGAGAACGAGACATACGTTGAGTCGGTGAAACTTGAG AGCCAGTTTGACAGCCTGGAACGAGAGATCCGAGCTGAGTTCGGGAATCTTCATCGATACCTGGACGAGGAAGAACGCAAATACCTGGAGCGACTGAAGACTGAGCAAGGGAAAGCGCTGAAAAGActgaaagagagagagaatgcCATCTACCAGCAACGCAAGGACCTGGAGGGAGCAATAGCTGTGCTCAATGCCAAACTGAGCGAAGAGGAGAGCGCCAATATGCTCAAA GACATACAAGATCTTATCAAAAG ATCTCAGGTAAGATTCATTCCCCCTGCAGAGCTTGACCGCGAGTTGCACTCAAGCTACTTTGTGGGTCCCATCCAGTACAGAATATGGAAGCACATGAAAAGCAGCCTGTACCCAA ATATAACACAGGTCGTGTTCGACAAAGACACAGCCCACCATCTCCTGTCCATGTCCTCGTCCTGCACCTCAGTGTGGTTTGACGACACTAAAGAGGCGCCAGAATGCTGCCGAGATAACCCCAAACGCttccactactactactgcgtgcTGGGCCGTGAGGGCTTCAGTGTGGGGCGACACTACTGGGAGGTGGAAGTGGGCAACAAGACCGCGTGGAGGCTGGGTGTGGCGCGGGCTGACATGCCCAGAGGGGAGATGGCAGCCACGGGCACATCAAGTGGTCTTTGGACTTTGGCCCTTAAGAACGGAGACATCTTGGCATGCACTGATCCCACACCTGCCAAGGTCAATGTGCCGCTAAGCCTGAGTCGTGTTGGCGTGTTTTTGGACTGTGAAAGAGAAGAGGTGTCTTTCTATAATGCTGAGAATATGTCACCTGTCTACACCTTTGCCACAGGAACACTTTTAGTCCCTGTACATCCCTTCTTTAACCCCTGTGATACAGATGATGGCAGAAACACAGCTCCCATTCGCATCTTTAGCCCCTCGCTATGA